One window of the Strix uralensis isolate ZFMK-TIS-50842 chromosome 3, bStrUra1, whole genome shotgun sequence genome contains the following:
- the ARHGAP18 gene encoding rho GTPase-activating protein 18 isoform X3: MNHDHSKKTPDGASFDRSGSQDSLDELFLDDYWKELENIHETRGNNHEERVALVVKEPDEGELEEEWLKEAGLSDLFGESSGNSQESVVFLSTLTRTQKAAVEKRVETVTQTMRKKNKQHQIPDVRDIFRLQNDSKGKVCDGSEPSTVRTSENKNETQDGTKDPKFRLGTDEQKSLLEDMPFLDTDINLEISFAEQAANLKDSSVGKMWKGGGGDTLLPNFRLPKDKTGTTKIGDLAPQDMKKVYSLALIELTALYDILGTEFKQQKAVKIKTKDSGLFGIPLSVLLEQDQKKVPGTKIPLIFQKLIAQIEETTLGTEGLLRIPGVATRVKSLCQELEAKFYEGTFNWENVKQHDAASLLKLFIRELPQPLLTVEYLKAFQNVQNLPMKKQQLQALNLLVLLLPEANRDTLKALLEFLQRVIDHRDKNKMTLNNVAMVMAPNLFTFHGFGSKAIEQNEFVMAAGTANVMRFMIRYQKLLWTIPKFIVNQVRKQNAESQKKEKKEKAMKKLLKKMAYDREKHEKQEKTPNDADVPQGVIRVQALHLSKVSMAIQLTEELKAGDIVARFLSQKSGNLQTLKREEVFLYEIGGNIGERCLDDDTYMKDLYQLNPNAEWVIKSKQS, translated from the exons AGGGAGAACTGGAAGAAGAATGGCTGAAGGAGGCAGGTCTGTCAGATCTGTTTGGTGAGAGCTCTGGCAACTCCCAGGAAAGTGTGGTGTTTCTGTCCACGCTGACCCGAACCCAGAAGGCAGCAGTGGAAAAGCGAGTAGAGACTGTCACACAaaccatgaggaaaaaaaacaaacagcaccaAATTCCTGATGTCAGAGATATCTTCAGGCTACAAAATGACTCAAAGGGAAAA GTCTGTGATGGAAGTGAACCCTCAACTGTGAgaacaagtgaaaacaaaaatgaaacacaagatGGAACAAAAG ATCCAAAGTTCAGACTTGGAACGGATGAGCAGAAGAGCCTGCTTGAAGACATGCCGTTTCTGGACACTGACATCAATTTGGAGATATCATTTGCAGAACAGGCAGCTAATCTCAAAGACAGCTCAGTAGGCAAAATGTGGAAGGGTGGAGGGGGTGACACTCTTCTCCCG AATTTCAGGCTGCCAAAGGACAAAACAGGTACCACAAAGATTGGTGACCTGGCCCCTCAGGACATGAAGAAAGTCTATTCTTTAGCACTGATTGAATTAACTGCTCTCTATGACATACTTGGGACAGAATTCAAGCAGcaaaaagctgtaaaaatcaaaaccaaag ACTCTGGCCTGTTTGGTATCCCACTGTCAGTTTTACTGGAACAGGATCAGAAGAAGGTGCCGGGAACCAAGATCCCACTGATTTTTCAAAAG CTGATTGCCCAGATAGAGGAGACAACTCTGGGAACAGAAGGACTTCTTAGAATACCAGGAGTTGCAACAAGAGTAAAG AGTCTTTGCCAAGAACTGGAAGCAAAATTTTATGAAGGGACTTTCAACTGGGAAAATGTAAAGCAACATGATGCAGCAAGTCTTTTAAAACTCTTCATCCGTGAACtgcctcagccactcctcactgTAGAATATCTCAAAGCTTTCCAAAATGTACAGA ATCTTCCAATGAAGAAACAGCAACTACAAGCTTTGAATCTCTTGGTTCTCCTTCTACCTGAAGCAAACAGAGACACTCTGAAG GCACTTCTTGAATTCCTCCAAAGGGTAATTGATCATcgagacaaaaataaaatgacgTTAAACAATGTTGCGATGGTGATGGCCCCAAACCTTTTCACGTTTCATGGGTTTGGCTCAAAGGCTATTGAACAAAACGAGTTTGTTATGGCAGCTGGAACAGCGAATGTCATGCGCTTTATGATTCGGTACCAAAAACTTCTCTGGACA ATTCCTAAGTTTATTGTTAACcaagtgagaaaacaaaatgctgaaagccagaagaaggaaaaaaaggaaaaagctatgAAGAAACTTCTGAAAAAGATGGCATATGACCGGGAAAAGCATGAGAAGCAGGAGAAGACCCCTAATGAT GCTGATGTTCCTCAGGGAGTGATACGGGTGCAAGCACTTCATCTTTCGAAAGTTTCCATGGCAATACAGCTGACAGAAGAACTGAAAGCCGGTGATATAGTAGCCAGGTTTCTCAGTCAGAAAAG TGGAAATCTCCAAACACTCAAGAGAGAAGAGGTCTTTCTTTATGAAATAGGAGGAAATATTG GAGAACGCTGCCTTGATGATGATACCTACATGAAGGACCTTTACCAGCTCAACCCAAATGCTGAGTGGGTTATAAAATCTAAGCAGAGCTAA